A genomic window from Chanodichthys erythropterus isolate Z2021 chromosome 1, ASM2448905v1, whole genome shotgun sequence includes:
- the ids gene encoding iduronate 2-sulfatase isoform X3, producing MHSRVSFLTSRRPDTTKLYDFNSYWRVHAGNYTTLPQYFKSNGYSTFSVGKVFHPGIASNHSDDYPYSWSVPPYHPPSFKYEKRKVCKDKDGTLHSNLLCPVDVSEMPLGTLPDMENTAEAVRILDSMKDAQNPFFLAVGFYKPHIPFRIPREYLKLYPIESMTLAPDPDVPKKLPDVAYNPWTDIRKREDVQALNLSFPYGPIPKDFQLQIRQHYFASVSYVDAQVGKILQALDDFGLAKNTIVLFSSDHGWSLGEHGEWAKYSNFDVATRVPLIVYKPGVTSPFSRPGEKTFPFIDVFQGTREQFGKGQGVESVVELVDVFPTLSNLAGLRPLRHCPSPSFKIELCTEGSSLAHLIRIPERHLNKEAYSFSQYPRPSDSIQENSDLPDLADIRIMGYSIRSTDYRYTLWVGFDPLHCHPNMTDIHAGEMYLLAEDPGEDNNVFDEFDHATVLHKLGMLPSWTESLKHHLLYLSNGLKSKGIM from the exons ATGCACAG TAGGGTGTCTTTCCTAACAAGTCGAAGACCAGACACCACAAAGCTGTATGATTTCAACTCATACTGGAGGGTTCATGCAGGAAACTACACTACACTCCCTCAATACTTCAAGTCTAATGGATACAGTACCTTTTCAGTGGGCAAAGTCTTTCATCCTG GCATTGCCTCCAACCACTCGGATGATTACCCGTACAGCTGGTCTGTACCGCCGTATCATCCACCCTCTTTTAAATACGAAAAGAGGAAG GTTTGCAAAGATAAAGACGGCACACTGCACAGTAATTTACTGTGTCCCGTGGATGTGTCCGAGATGCCTTTAGGAACCCTTCCTGACATGGAGAATACAGCAGAGGCCGTACGAATCCTGGACTCTATGAAGGACGCTCAAAATCCATTCTTCCTGGCTGTTGGCTTCTATAAGCCTCATATTCCTTTCAGGATCCCACGG GAGTACCTAAAGCTCTATCCTATTGAGAGTATGACGCTGGCTCCAGACCCAGATGTTCCTAAGAAGCTTCCTGATGTGGCCTACAACCCCTGGACTGACATTCGCAAGAGGGAAGATGTTCAGGCGTTAAATCTGAGCTTTCCTTATGGCCCCATTCCTAAAGACTTTCAG CTGCAGATCCGACAGCACTACTTTGCCTCAGTGTCATATGTGGATGCTCAGGTGGGAAAAATTCTGCAAGCCCTTGATGATTTCGGCCTCGCCAAGAACACTATAGTGCTGTTTAGCTCCGATCACG gtTGGTCATTAGGAGAACATGGCGAGTGGGCCAAATACAGCAACTTTGATGTGGCCACCCGAGTGCCATTGATCGTGTACAAGCCAGGTGTGACCTCACCTTTCTCTCGGCCTGGGGAGAAGACATTCCCCTTCATCGACGTGTTTCAGGGCACACGGGAGCAGTTTGGCAAAG GTCAAGGAGTTGAGAGCGTGGTTGAGCTGGTGGATGTTTTTCCCACGCTGTCGAACCTGGCTGGACTGCGTCCTCTGCGCCACTGCCCCTCGCCATCCTTTAAGATCGAGCTGTGCACTGAGGGCTCAAGCCTGGCCCATCTCATTCGCATCCCAGAAAGACACCTTAACAAAGAAGCCTACTCATTCAGCCAGTACCCTCGACCCTCAGACTCCATCCAGGAGAACTCTGACCTGCCCGACCTCGCCGATATCCGCATCATGGGCTACTCAATTCGCTCCACTGACTACCGGTACACCTTATGGGTGGGCTTTGACCCGCTCCACTGTCACCCTAATATGACGGACATCCACGCGGGAGAAATGTACCTCCTGGCTGAAGACCCGGGAGAGGACAATAACGTGTTTGATGAATTTGACCACGCCACAGTATTGCATAAGCTTGGCATGTTGCCGTCATGGACAGAGAGTTTAAAGCATCATTTACTGTATCTCAGCAATGGTTTGAAATCAAAAGGGATTATGTGA
- the LOC137017552 gene encoding lysozyme g-like translates to MANIYGDIMKIDTTGASEKTAKQDKLTIKGVEASKKLAEHDLARMEKYKSIIIKVGKAKKIEPAVIAAIISRESRAGAALKDGWGDRGNGFGLMQVDKRYHTPVGAWDSEQHITQGTEILIGSIKEIKAKFPKWTQEQCFKGGISAYNAGVKNVRTYEHMDVGTTGDDYANDVVARAQWYNSKGY, encoded by the exons ATGG CAAACATTTATGGAGACATCATGAAAATAGACACCACCGGTGCATCAGAGAAGACAGCAAAACAAGACAAATTAACCATAAAGG GGGTTGAAGCCTCCAAAAAACTGGCTGAGCATGATCTGGCCCGGATGGAGAAATACAAGAGTATAATCATTAAAGTTGGCAAAGCAAAGAAGATAGAGCCGGCTGTGATTGCTGCCATCATTTCTAGAGAGTCCAGAGCCGGAGCCGCTCTGAAGGATGGGTGGGGCGACCGTGGCAATGGCTTTGGCCTCATGCAG GTTGACAAACGATATCACACTCCAGTAGGTGCATGGGACAGTGAGCAGCATATCACACAAGGAACTGAGATACTCATTGGCTCCATTAAGGAAATTAAAGCAAAGTTTCCAAAGTGGACTCAAGAGCAATGCTTTAAAG GGGGGATATCAGCCTACAATGCTGGTGTGAAGAACGTCCGTACATACGAGCACATGGACGTAGGCACCACAGGAGATGATTACGCCAATGACGTTGTGGCCCGAGCCCAGTGGTACAATAGCAAGGGTTACTGA
- the LOC137017480 gene encoding lysozyme g-like, with product MGPQTILVYFLACIYGDVMKIDTTGASEATAKQDKLTVKGVEASKKLAEHDLARMEKYKSIIIKVGRAKQMDPAVIAAIISRESRAGAALIDGWGDHGNAFGLMQVDKRYHTPVGAWDSEQHVTQGTEILIGSIKEIKAKFPQWTQEQCFKGGISAYNAGVKNVRTYERMDVGTTGGDYSNDVVARAQWYKSKGY from the exons ATGG GCCCTCAGACGATACTTGTGTATTTTCTAGCATGCATTTATGGAGACGTCATGAAAATAGACACCACGGGTGCATCAGAGGCGACAGCAAAACAGGACAAATTAACCGTAAAGG GTGTTGAAGCCTCCAAAAAATTGGCTGAGCACGATCTGGCCCGGATGGAGAAATACAAGAGTATAATCATTAAAGTTGGCAGAGCAAAGCAGATGGACCCGGCTGTGATTGCTGCCATCATTTCTAGAGAGTCCAGAGCCGGAGCCGCTCTGATTGATGGGTGGGGCGACCATGGCAATGCCTTTGGCCTCATGCAG gttGACAAACGCTATCACACTCCAGTAGGTGCATGGGACAGTGAGCAGCATGTCACACAAGGAACTGAGATACTCATTGGCTccattaaagaaattaaagcaAAGTTTCCCCAGTGGACTCAAGAGCAATGCTTTAAAG GGGGAATATCAGCCTACAACGCAGGTGTGAAGAACGTCCGTACATACGAGCGCATGGACGTGGGCACTACAGGTGGCGATTACTCCAATGATGTTGTGGCCCGAGCCCAGTGGTACAAAAGCAAGGGTTACTGA
- the ids gene encoding iduronate 2-sulfatase isoform X1 translates to MFVNTPMWLFVLILHVLERDVFAIDSKQFNILYLLSDDLRPTLGCYSDPVVKSPNIDQLASVSTVFYNAYAQQAVCGPSRVSFLTSRRPDTTKLYDFNSYWRVHAGNYTTLPQYFKSNGYSTFSVGKVFHPGIASNHSDDYPYSWSVPPYHPPSFKYEKRKVCKDKDGTLHSNLLCPVDVSEMPLGTLPDMENTAEAVRILDSMKDAQNPFFLAVGFYKPHIPFRIPREYLKLYPIESMTLAPDPDVPKKLPDVAYNPWTDIRKREDVQALNLSFPYGPIPKDFQLQIRQHYFASVSYVDAQVGKILQALDDFGLAKNTIVLFSSDHGWSLGEHGEWAKYSNFDVATRVPLIVYKPGVTSPFSRPGEKTFPFIDVFQGTREQFGKGQGVESVVELVDVFPTLSNLAGLRPLRHCPSPSFKIELCTEGSSLAHLIRIPERHLNKEAYSFSQYPRPSDSIQENSDLPDLADIRIMGYSIRSTDYRYTLWVGFDPLHCHPNMTDIHAGEMYLLAEDPGEDNNVFDEFDHATVLHKLGMLPSWTESLKHHLLYLSNGLKSKGIM, encoded by the exons ATGTTTGTAAATACTCCGATGTGgttgtttgttttgattttacaCGTTTTGGAGCGAGATGTTTTTGCAATAGACAGCAAACAGTTCAACATTTTGTACTTACTTTCTGATGATTTAAGACCAACTTTAGGCTGCTACTCTGATCCAGTGGTCAAATCACCAAACATTGATCAGCTAGCATCTGTGAGCACAGTGTTTTATAACGCCTATGCACAG CAAGCTGTTTGTGGACCTAGTAGGGTGTCTTTCCTAACAAGTCGAAGACCAGACACCACAAAGCTGTATGATTTCAACTCATACTGGAGGGTTCATGCAGGAAACTACACTACACTCCCTCAATACTTCAAGTCTAATGGATACAGTACCTTTTCAGTGGGCAAAGTCTTTCATCCTG GCATTGCCTCCAACCACTCGGATGATTACCCGTACAGCTGGTCTGTACCGCCGTATCATCCACCCTCTTTTAAATACGAAAAGAGGAAG GTTTGCAAAGATAAAGACGGCACACTGCACAGTAATTTACTGTGTCCCGTGGATGTGTCCGAGATGCCTTTAGGAACCCTTCCTGACATGGAGAATACAGCAGAGGCCGTACGAATCCTGGACTCTATGAAGGACGCTCAAAATCCATTCTTCCTGGCTGTTGGCTTCTATAAGCCTCATATTCCTTTCAGGATCCCACGG GAGTACCTAAAGCTCTATCCTATTGAGAGTATGACGCTGGCTCCAGACCCAGATGTTCCTAAGAAGCTTCCTGATGTGGCCTACAACCCCTGGACTGACATTCGCAAGAGGGAAGATGTTCAGGCGTTAAATCTGAGCTTTCCTTATGGCCCCATTCCTAAAGACTTTCAG CTGCAGATCCGACAGCACTACTTTGCCTCAGTGTCATATGTGGATGCTCAGGTGGGAAAAATTCTGCAAGCCCTTGATGATTTCGGCCTCGCCAAGAACACTATAGTGCTGTTTAGCTCCGATCACG gtTGGTCATTAGGAGAACATGGCGAGTGGGCCAAATACAGCAACTTTGATGTGGCCACCCGAGTGCCATTGATCGTGTACAAGCCAGGTGTGACCTCACCTTTCTCTCGGCCTGGGGAGAAGACATTCCCCTTCATCGACGTGTTTCAGGGCACACGGGAGCAGTTTGGCAAAG GTCAAGGAGTTGAGAGCGTGGTTGAGCTGGTGGATGTTTTTCCCACGCTGTCGAACCTGGCTGGACTGCGTCCTCTGCGCCACTGCCCCTCGCCATCCTTTAAGATCGAGCTGTGCACTGAGGGCTCAAGCCTGGCCCATCTCATTCGCATCCCAGAAAGACACCTTAACAAAGAAGCCTACTCATTCAGCCAGTACCCTCGACCCTCAGACTCCATCCAGGAGAACTCTGACCTGCCCGACCTCGCCGATATCCGCATCATGGGCTACTCAATTCGCTCCACTGACTACCGGTACACCTTATGGGTGGGCTTTGACCCGCTCCACTGTCACCCTAATATGACGGACATCCACGCGGGAGAAATGTACCTCCTGGCTGAAGACCCGGGAGAGGACAATAACGTGTTTGATGAATTTGACCACGCCACAGTATTGCATAAGCTTGGCATGTTGCCGTCATGGACAGAGAGTTTAAAGCATCATTTACTGTATCTCAGCAATGGTTTGAAATCAAAAGGGATTATGTGA
- the ids gene encoding iduronate 2-sulfatase isoform X2: MQLIHSIKKPTLGCYSDPVVKSPNIDQLASVSTVFYNAYAQQAVCGPSRVSFLTSRRPDTTKLYDFNSYWRVHAGNYTTLPQYFKSNGYSTFSVGKVFHPGIASNHSDDYPYSWSVPPYHPPSFKYEKRKVCKDKDGTLHSNLLCPVDVSEMPLGTLPDMENTAEAVRILDSMKDAQNPFFLAVGFYKPHIPFRIPREYLKLYPIESMTLAPDPDVPKKLPDVAYNPWTDIRKREDVQALNLSFPYGPIPKDFQLQIRQHYFASVSYVDAQVGKILQALDDFGLAKNTIVLFSSDHGWSLGEHGEWAKYSNFDVATRVPLIVYKPGVTSPFSRPGEKTFPFIDVFQGTREQFGKGQGVESVVELVDVFPTLSNLAGLRPLRHCPSPSFKIELCTEGSSLAHLIRIPERHLNKEAYSFSQYPRPSDSIQENSDLPDLADIRIMGYSIRSTDYRYTLWVGFDPLHCHPNMTDIHAGEMYLLAEDPGEDNNVFDEFDHATVLHKLGMLPSWTESLKHHLLYLSNGLKSKGIM, translated from the exons ATGCAGCTTATACATTCAATTAAAAA ACCAACTTTAGGCTGCTACTCTGATCCAGTGGTCAAATCACCAAACATTGATCAGCTAGCATCTGTGAGCACAGTGTTTTATAACGCCTATGCACAG CAAGCTGTTTGTGGACCTAGTAGGGTGTCTTTCCTAACAAGTCGAAGACCAGACACCACAAAGCTGTATGATTTCAACTCATACTGGAGGGTTCATGCAGGAAACTACACTACACTCCCTCAATACTTCAAGTCTAATGGATACAGTACCTTTTCAGTGGGCAAAGTCTTTCATCCTG GCATTGCCTCCAACCACTCGGATGATTACCCGTACAGCTGGTCTGTACCGCCGTATCATCCACCCTCTTTTAAATACGAAAAGAGGAAG GTTTGCAAAGATAAAGACGGCACACTGCACAGTAATTTACTGTGTCCCGTGGATGTGTCCGAGATGCCTTTAGGAACCCTTCCTGACATGGAGAATACAGCAGAGGCCGTACGAATCCTGGACTCTATGAAGGACGCTCAAAATCCATTCTTCCTGGCTGTTGGCTTCTATAAGCCTCATATTCCTTTCAGGATCCCACGG GAGTACCTAAAGCTCTATCCTATTGAGAGTATGACGCTGGCTCCAGACCCAGATGTTCCTAAGAAGCTTCCTGATGTGGCCTACAACCCCTGGACTGACATTCGCAAGAGGGAAGATGTTCAGGCGTTAAATCTGAGCTTTCCTTATGGCCCCATTCCTAAAGACTTTCAG CTGCAGATCCGACAGCACTACTTTGCCTCAGTGTCATATGTGGATGCTCAGGTGGGAAAAATTCTGCAAGCCCTTGATGATTTCGGCCTCGCCAAGAACACTATAGTGCTGTTTAGCTCCGATCACG gtTGGTCATTAGGAGAACATGGCGAGTGGGCCAAATACAGCAACTTTGATGTGGCCACCCGAGTGCCATTGATCGTGTACAAGCCAGGTGTGACCTCACCTTTCTCTCGGCCTGGGGAGAAGACATTCCCCTTCATCGACGTGTTTCAGGGCACACGGGAGCAGTTTGGCAAAG GTCAAGGAGTTGAGAGCGTGGTTGAGCTGGTGGATGTTTTTCCCACGCTGTCGAACCTGGCTGGACTGCGTCCTCTGCGCCACTGCCCCTCGCCATCCTTTAAGATCGAGCTGTGCACTGAGGGCTCAAGCCTGGCCCATCTCATTCGCATCCCAGAAAGACACCTTAACAAAGAAGCCTACTCATTCAGCCAGTACCCTCGACCCTCAGACTCCATCCAGGAGAACTCTGACCTGCCCGACCTCGCCGATATCCGCATCATGGGCTACTCAATTCGCTCCACTGACTACCGGTACACCTTATGGGTGGGCTTTGACCCGCTCCACTGTCACCCTAATATGACGGACATCCACGCGGGAGAAATGTACCTCCTGGCTGAAGACCCGGGAGAGGACAATAACGTGTTTGATGAATTTGACCACGCCACAGTATTGCATAAGCTTGGCATGTTGCCGTCATGGACAGAGAGTTTAAAGCATCATTTACTGTATCTCAGCAATGGTTTGAAATCAAAAGGGATTATGTGA